One Coffea eugenioides isolate CCC68of chromosome 2, Ceug_1.0, whole genome shotgun sequence genomic window, GTACGTAGGATGCTTGGGCTTATGTTCAGTTGATTGATATCAGCATTTCTTTCTAATGGATTTAATGTTCAGAGAGATCAATTTTGAAGCAACGAATAGAAGGATCAGGGAGGTCCTATAACCTTCTATTAATatctattttttaaatttagagCCTTGTTGGATAGGACCAatattatcattatcattattatATAAAAAGTATGAATCTTGGTATTAGGGAGTGTaagcacttttttatcttaatttttgttatcCCTAAATTACCCTCTtgtcttttaattagaattattgcatttcaatgtaacattaattaaaagaaataaaaatttccaATTGATTACATCTCAATAGTATTggtaattataattaaaaacTATTTACCTAACCTTGGACAACATCTCCAATTATTATacatatcaaaattttttaatcgaaacatgaaaaatttctcattagtcattatttgagattgtaaaaaaaaaaatcaatttcaaaaaatagatactctttggaaaaaagagaaacatACAAGACAAAGAGAGCCCTTATGCATTTGTATATTTTCATAGAAATATCACGAGCAAAATTCACAATTATGCACTTTTTACCAatatgaagaaataaaaaaagtaaaatataaaacctaactatttcaatcaaatgaattttaactaaaaattaaataaccaaCCCAAAATGATTGAGCATTATGAATAATTTACATTCTCTATTAATAAGAAAAACACTTAGATAAAATGTAAATAGTCCAAATTCAATGAATATTACACTTCACTTTATCCCATtcaaattcatataaaaattgAAATGCTAAACAATTAACATGATATAAAAGAAAGCACTTAAATGTTCATGCAACTAACAAACATGCAAACAATTTAGTTTCAATTGAAATGACAATTCATGTCACCCAAATCCAAgcaaacaataaaaaattttcttatatttcacCTACAATCAACTAACTAATTTTGATATCACAATTAGAGTTTTATCGTCTaagacaaaaaggaaaaaatccaaaaaaatctatGGATTAATTTAAACGTATCCATATTGAACATGCCATTTATCAGATTAGTGTAGAAAAGGAATAGTTGTTGTCTGTGCTTTATGTTGCATTGTcttcaaacaaaattataaaaaCAATAGAAGATAAATGGAAAAGAGAATACTCAACTACTGCAATCAATGAAATCTCAATTGATGACAATGAACATTCACACAGAAATAATTAAATATGATGGATTAAACATACCCTTGTGAATTAAATAATTACAAAGAGTtcatatacaaaaaaatatatatgtagaCAATTCAAAAAATGgtgcaaaaaaatttaaaaagtaatGCAGCTCACTTCATACTAAAGAACTTCATCAAAAAGCTAACTAATTCAACTCCTATAACATGTTAAATAATAATCATCTACCCTACAGAGAATTAGgttttatatgaaatgaaaattGTAGAAAACTCAAgctaaagaaaaaagaaataccattcatttattttattcttaagTAATTAACTGATTGTAAGTCTacaattaaataattagtaATCATAAGTATTGATATTACAAATACTATTTAGGAAGTGTTTAATAATTTATCCAAATCTTAGTTTTTCGGTTGTTAAAATCTAATAATTTTAGTAGAAGGTTTATCATAGATTTTACTTTCAATCGGAAAAAGACATATCTAGACCGATAAGAGAGCTTGCGAATGCATCAGAGGAAAGAAAAGTAGATGTATAGTACAATAATCAGAATGATAAAGATCCAATAAGTCAATTCATGTTACAAATTAGATTTGCTTCTCCCAAACTTGATATGTGCATATATATTTCTTTTTAATAACATGATTTTGAACTATACAAAAATgtgcaattttataatttaaGGGAAATCACAACACCATTGGTAAAACATGATAGTGTTAATAATTGTTATTAAAGttcaatccaaatttaatcaataaaagctcaaaaaaaaagTTCTAATAGCTTGTGGTCAAAGAGTTCAAAATTTGAATATACTTGCAGCCAAAATTAGTTAGAGAAATTGAAAAATACACATAAGTTATATTATGAGGTAGATTATCAAAACTTCACAACAAATTTTATTAGCtacaaaaataatatttttggaTTACTATACTCACGTGCAAAGCACGTGCATTATTTACTAGTGCTAACACAAAAGTGCTTTGCCATTTTATAGGTGGAATACCTGAAAAGATTGGGAACCTTCACAGATTGGAGATGCTTGTTCTAGGTGATAATACATTGTCGGGTTCCATACCTATAGAAATTTCTAACATTTCATCTCTCCAAGTTATTGAACTCTATCAGAACAAGTTCTCAGGAACTATTCCTTTGACAATGAATCATAAGCTTAACAATCTGGAGACTTTATCTCTTTATCAGAATTACTTAACTGGAGTTATTCCTAACTCCATCTCAAATGCTTCAAACCTTGTTGATTTGATGCTTGACGATAATGAGCTCATAGGTTCAATTCCCAGCTCTTTAGGAAGTTTAAGAAATCTTCAATTGATAAACTTGGGTTTCAATAGGCTGTCAAGTGAATCCTCATCTCCAGAATTAAGCTTTTTCACTTCCTTGACGACTTGTAGATCcttgagatatttagaggtgcATCAAAATCCTCTAAATGGTTTTCTACCAGCTTCCTTTTCTAACTACTCAAGTTCTCTAGAAGATTTTGGTGCATACAATTGTAAAATCAAAGGAAGCATCCCACTCGGAATCAGCAATTTGAGCAGTTTATTATACCttgatttttcaaataatgaATTGATTGGATCTATCCCAAGAACTATCAATAGGCTGATGAATCTTCAGGAGTTTTACTTAGAGTCCAATCAAATAAGAGATGTCTTGGACAGTTTTTGTGGATTCCAAAGTTTGGGGTCCTTAGCATTAGGCCAAAATCAATTCTTTGGTAGTATTCCAGAATGCTTCAGAAATATGACAAGTTTGAGACAGATTTTACTGAACTCCAACATGTTGGCATCCACCATACCTGCTACGCTATTGAGCATGAAAGATCTCCAAGTTCTAAACCTGTCATCAAATTTCTTTAGTGGATCGCTGCCTCGAGAGATTGGGAACCTCAAAGCAATATATAGTTTAGATCTCTCGATTAATAAGTTGTCAGATGTTATTCCTACTACAATTGGAGAGCTACAAGCTTTACAAACTCTTTCATTGGCAAAAAATAATTTACAGGGTTCTATACCAAAATCAATTAGTAACATGTTGAACTTGGAATTCTTGGACATTTCACACAATAATCTCTCTGGCACAATACCCAAGTCATTGGAAGCACTCAAATACCTTAAGGAATTTAACGTTTCTTTTAATAGATTAAGTGGTGAAATTCCTCGAGGTGGTCCCTTTAGAAGCTTTACGGGTCAATTATTCATGAACAATGAAGCACTCTGTGGTGACCCAAGGCTTAGTGTTCCACCATGTCAAAGTAATTCAATTacaaaatcaaacaaaagaaagaagcttCTGCTTGTAATGTTGCTGTCAGGTATTGCAGCAATATTGATGGTAGTTACTATAACAATATGGATTCTAAGATGGTTGAAGAAACCAAACATTTCTAGTGGAACAGAGTTGATGTCAGTGGCAAAATATGGAAGATTTTCATACTATGAACTTTTGCACTCAACTAATAACTACAATGAAAGCAATTTGATTGGAAAAGGGAGCATTGGTTCTGTTTACAAAGGGATCCTAAGTGATGGCATTGCTGTGGCTATCAAGGTATTCAACTTGCAAGTGGAAGGTGCATTGAAAAGTTTTGATAGAGAATGTGAGGTACTAAAGAGTCTACGCCATCGAAATCTTACAAAGGTGCTCGGTAGTTGCTCCAACCCTGAATTTAAAGCCTTGGTACTCAAATATATGCCCAACGGGAGTCTTGAGACGTGGTTGTACTCGCACAACTATTTATTAGATCTAATTCAAAGAGTAAATATAATGATCGATGTTGCTTGTGCATTGGAGTATCTCCATTATGGTTACAATATTCCTGTTGTACATTGTGACCTGAAGCCCAGTAACATCTTGCTTGATGAAGATATGGTCGCTCATGTAAGTGATTTTGGTATTACAAAAATGTTTGGTGAAGGAGAAAGTATTTTGCACACCAAAACCCTTGCAACACCAGGATACATTGCACCAGGTTAATCTTTTAGCTTTTGCtgtctacattttctttacttttatgTTTGTCCGTTTTTTATCAGTCTTTCAGATATTTCAATTATTTTAACTATTGTAATCTTATGACAGAGTATGGATCAGGAGGGATAGTTTCCACAAGAATCGATGTATACAGTTTTGGAATAGTTTTGATGGAAACTTTTACAAGGGTAAAGCCTACTGATGAAATGTTTTCACGAGATTTGATCCTTAAAAGTTGGGTAGAAGATTCTCTCCCTGATGCATTTCAGGTCATTGATGCCAACTTAATAAGGCAAGAGGATGAGCATTTCACCGACAAGATGAAATGTGTTATATTTATCATGAAATTGGCTTTGAACTGCTGTAGAGAATCTCCAGGAGAAAGGATGAATATGAAAGATGTTTTAgtagaattgaagaagattaaACACCAACTTCTTATCATAGTAAGTTCTTACCATTTTGTGCAAATATTACCTCTCGATATAGGAAGTTGCTTTTCGTATTCTTTTGAACTCATAGCCAACTATTTCTTGTAGCCAACAGTCAAACCTTGAGTGGACCAGATACAATGTTGCAGACCAGATCAAGCAAATATTGCTGTATAATCCAAAAGCTTGATTTATTGTGAAGGTTGGAGAGAGATGTACTTGATTCCATAGGTGTCAGTTGCATCACATTTGGACTTTCAATTATAGGGCACATTTCATAACTGcttttattttgcttttcattttttcttctttttaatcCATTTCAAaacaagttttatttttctttctttaattcttaCTAAATTCTTGGTTACTTTTTGTGGAGGTGATCATGTATCTTTTAGCCTTATCATGTATAAAGACTGTAAAAAGATGAGAGTGAACCGGTTCttgcaataaatttttttcttctacaAATGAATGTGTCAAGTTCCTTCTATATTATAGAAAGAATATAGAAAGAATAGCAGCCATTGTATGTCTTTCTCCATTATAGTTATCTTATGTTGCCTTGAAagggccgagagagagagagagagagaagactCTTCTGGGCAATTGTCACACTGCCTTTGTCTTACATCATAAGTCTTTTGGAATTTTTGAATCATCATATATCCGGGTTTAAGTATCCTTGCCAGACTTAGAGTTAtccatttttattatataaGTAAATTACTAACAATTCCCCTATGGTTTTACATATTAGCATATCCTAGCATTTCAAGTATTCATGTATCTTTCCTATTCTTTTCTCTAAAGCCAAAAATGGACTAAAAGAACCTCAAGTTGTGGTGATTGACTCACACATTCTCCAAGAACATGTTTTATGAAATGATGAGGTTCAAACTTGCACTCAAAGTTTATATTCTGAACCCCTCGTTTGCTGCAAGTATACATGTTGCGCTTGTAGTATGTAAGGTGGTAGGATTGATCACATGAGAAACATGCCTAATTACTAAGGCTTGTAACTCACTTTATTATCTAAACTAACAGGAGCATATAAAATGTAAAGTAATAGCAATGTAAAACCTATGCAAATGAAAGTAATGAAATTGGAGAAACTCAACTAAACACAAGTGTCCTAGGGTCTATAATCCACTAATAGTTCAAGATTTGGCTTCTTAAATTTTCACTAATCATTCTTGTCCTACTAGAGATTTCACTTCCAAATGTAATCAAGACTTGCTTTCGCCAATGAGTTGATTTTTGCCAACATTAGGCCTTCATACTTTCGTGGTGAAATCACTAATGGTAGTTCATGAAGATCAAGGAGATGCGCAACAAATCCATCTAAGTGCATAACTACTTTTATGTGTCTACTACTTAGGTTCCATCTAATCCACATCTATCATTGTTAAGAGAAGCTGGAAGCCAAGGCTATTGGAGTAACATCACAAGAGCAACCACAAGAAGTCATGGTTGAGGAGGCAAATAGATGAGTATTAAGGGACTTTGCATTGCCTAGAGGTACTAGCTTAAAACAAGTATTGTGAGACCTATGATAAATGCTTAATCTTCACTCATTCAAATGGTGCAACAAtatcaatttggaggtaatgcgaCCAAGGACCTTAATACTCACTTAGCtactttcttggaaatttgtgatacaatcaAGCTTAATGGGGTAAGCGATGATGAAATTAGATTTAGattgtttccattttcattaaaagGCAAGGCCAAAGTTTGGTTGCAATCTCACATACCAATCACTTTCTCAACTCAGAATGATTTGTCACATGCACTTTTGAACAAATATTTTCCACCAAGAAAGATTGTTAAGTTTGGCACGGATATAACGAGTTTTTACCAATAGGAAGGCAAGTCATTTTATGATGTTTGGGAGCAATTTTGGGAGTTGCAACGGAAATGTGCACATCACGAACTAACTGATTGGCTCATTGAACAAACATTTTACAATGGAATAGCATATCCAACTAAAACTCATGTGGATATGCAATGGGAGGAGCTTTCATGGGTAAATTAGGTGATGAAGCACAACAATTAATAGAGGAGATTGCTACAAATAACTATCAATTGGCTAATGAGTGAGGTAATGCTAAGAAACTTGCAGGTATGTTTGAGATTGATAGCTTGAATATGTTGAATGCCAAAATGGACAATGTGGTAAAAATACTTAATAGGCAAGTTGGTTCTAGTCTTGACTTAAATGTCAATGTTACATGTTGTACTATGTGTAGAGGTGATCATGATGATTCCATTTGTGCAAGTATTGAGTACGTACAATATCTAAATAGCTGTAGCCATTAGTCCTAATACAATCCATATTTCAATACTTACCACATAGGGTATAAGTAAACCATCTAAACTTTAGATAGAAAGAACAAGGAACTAGCCAAAATCGATCAATCCACCTAGCTTTCACTCAAGATTGGCACTTGTGGTGACCGACCAAACCTACTTGAGAGTTGGCTATTGAGTGACTAGCTAATGAGTTCAATGACAAGATCAATAAACTAGCTCATGCCACTACACAAACGTTTAAATAATTTGAGGGGagaatggaccaaattactaaCATGTATAGGAATGTTAAGGTCCAATTTCAACAAATAGCTAATGCCATCAACAATAGGAACCAAGGAGAGTTACCTAGCAAAATCAATGTCAATCCTAGAGAGCATGTTAAGGTTATTATCTTCTGTAATGGTTGGCAGTTGAATGACACTTTGATTGCTGAGCATGGAAAAGAAAGTCAGAAGGAAGAAAATAATAAGGTGAGCGAGAATGTACAGGTGAGTAAGGGGGAAAAGGTTAAGGAAAAGAAAGTTATAGGTGAATCGTCAACCTCTGAGACAGTTCCTATTTCGCCACTAGTGCTATTCCCTCAAAGGTTCAACCAAAACAAGTTGACAAGGACTCTGAGAATCTGTTAAGATTTTTAAGCAATTGCCCATTAACATTCTTTTTGCTGATGCTATCTAGTGGGTTCCATCATATGCGAAGTTCTTGAAAGAAATCAtgagaaggaaaaggaagatTGAAGACTAGGAGACAATTGTATTGACAAAGGAATGTAGTGCCATCTTTCAAAACAAATTGTCACCAAAGTTGAAGGATCCAGGTAGTTTTTCTAAACCTTGCACTTGTTgtgccccattttttgaaaaaataaaattacgggctataaaaatgaatttttgattaattttgactgaaaatgagtttttgaaaaataaaagaaaaagagggcCTAAATGGGATttaaaagtgcgacgattttggcccaaaataatagtctaaaaaagggtttttttaggaaaaataggagtcaccacttggtattgagttaaggtgtaccaaatcaccaaaaaatatgttttttaataaaaaataaacaaa contains:
- the LOC113762394 gene encoding probable LRR receptor-like serine/threonine-protein kinase At3g47570 isoform X3 yields the protein MNKIYYSFCLIFSLAWLAVMAASNSNITADQSALLAFKDRMITSESQKILAKNWSVTSFVCDWMGITCGSRHLRVTALNISDMNLAGTIPPQLGNLSFLVSLDIKRNNFHGELPRELAHLRRLRHLDFGINNLGGELPSWFGYLHKLQYLSLRNNSFTGSIPPSISNMSNLETLWLSHNSLEGSVPIEFQNLNNLENLIIEQNQLSGPFPLHISNISSLQAISFMSNRLSGILPDNICHGLQKLTWLGLGGNNLTGQIPSTLSQCSLLQQFSLASNHLSGSIPKAIWNLTMLEGLYLGSNNLTGATPNEIGNLTMLTILDFAVNKLSGVIPMEIGNLAWLTSLYFQSNKLTGGIPEKIGNLHRLEMLVLGDNTLSGSIPIEISNISSLQVIELYQNKFSGTIPLTMNHKLNNLETLSLYQNYLTGVIPNSISNASNLVDLMLDDNELIGSIPSSLGSLRNLQLINLGFNRLSSESSSPELSFFTSLTTCRSLRYLEVHQNPLNGFLPASFSNYSSSLEDFGAYNCKIKGSIPLGISNLSSLLYLDFSNNELIGSIPRTINRLMNLQEFYLESNQIRDVLDSFCGFQSLGSLALGQNQFFGSIPECFRNMTSLRQILLNSNMLASTIPATLLSMKDLQVLNLSSNFFSGSLPREIGNLKAIYSLDLSINKLSDVIPTTIGELQALQTLSLAKNNLQGSIPKSISNMLNLEFLDISHNNLSGTIPKSLEALKYLKEFNVSFNRLSGEIPRGGPFRSFTGQLFMNNEALCGDPRLSVPPCQSNSITKSNKRKKLLLVMLLSGIAAILMVVTITIWILRWLKKPNISSGTELMSVAKYGRFSYYELLHSTNNYNESNLIGKGSIGSVYKGILSDGIAVAIKVFNLQVEGALKSFDRECEVLKSLRHRNLTKVLGSCSNPEFKALVLKYMPNGSLETWLYSHNYLLDLIQRVNIMIDVACALEYLHYGYNIPVVHCDLKPSNILLDEDMVAHVSDFGITKMFGEGESILHTKTLATPGYIAPEYGSGGIVSTRIDVYSFGIVLMETFTRVKPTDEMFSRDLILKSWVEDSLPDAFQVIDANLIRQEDEHFTDKMKCVIFIMKLALNCCRESPGERMNMKDVLVELKKIKHQLLIIPTVKP
- the LOC113762394 gene encoding probable LRR receptor-like serine/threonine-protein kinase At3g47570 isoform X2; this encodes MNKIYYSFCLIFSLAWLAVMAASNSNITADQSALLAFKDRMITSESQKILAKNWSVTSFVCDWMGITCGSRHLRVTALNISDMNLAGTIPPQLGNLSFLVSLDIKRNNFHGELPRELAHLRRLRHLDFGINNLGGELPSWFGYLHKLQYLSLRNNSFTGSIPPSISNMSNLETLWLSHNSLEGSVPIEFQNLNNLENLIIEQNQLSGPFPLHISNISSLQAISFMSNRLSGILPDNICHGLQKLTWLGLGGNNLTGQIPSTLSQCSLLQQFSLASNHLSGSIPKAIWNLTMLEGLYLGSNNLTGATPNEIGNLTMLTILDFAVNKLSGVIPMEIGNLAWLTSLYFQSNKLTGGIPEKIGNLHRLEMLVLGDNTLSGSIPIEISNISSLQVIELYQNKFSGTIPLTMNHKLNNLETLSLYQNYLTGVIPNSISNASNLVDLMLDDNELIGSIPSSLGSLRNLQLINLGFNRLSSESSSPELSFFTSLTTCRSLRYLEVHQNPLNGFLPASFSNYSSSLEDFGAYNCKIKGSIPLGISNLSSLLYLDFSNNELIGSIPRTINRLMNLQEFYLESNQIRDVLDSFCGFQSLGSLALGQNQFFGSIPECFRNMTSLRQILLNSNMLASTIPATLLSMKDLQVLNLSSNFFSGSLPREIGNLKAIYSLDLSINKLSDVIPTTIGELQALQTLSLAKNNLQGSIPKSISNMLNLEFLDISHNNLSGTIPKSLEALKYLKEFNVSFNRLSGEIPRGGPFRSFTGQLFMNNEALCGDPRLSVPPCQSNSITKSNKRKKLLLVMLLSGIAAILMVVTITIWILRWLKKPNISSGTELMSVAKYGRFSYYELLHSTNNYNESNLIGKGSIGSVYKGILSDGIAVAIKVFNLQVEGALKSFDRECEVLKSLRHRNLTKVLGSCSNPEFKALVLKYMPNGSLETWLYSHNYLLDLIQRVNIMIDVACALEYLHYGYNIPVVHCDLKPSNILLDEDMVAHVSDFGITKMFGEGESILHTKTLATPGYIAPEYGSGGIVSTRIDVYSFGIVLMETFTRVKPTDEMFSRDLILKSWVEDSLPDAFQVIDANLIRQEDEHFTDKMKCVIFIMKLALNCCRESPGERMNMKDVLVELKKIKHQLLIISNLEWTRYNVADQIKQILLYNPKA
- the LOC113762394 gene encoding probable LRR receptor-like serine/threonine-protein kinase At3g47570 isoform X1, encoding MNKIYYSFCLIFSLAWLAVMAASNSNITADQSALLAFKDRMITSESQKILAKNWSVTSFVCDWMGITCGSRHLRVTALNISDMNLAGTIPPQLGNLSFLVSLDIKRNNFHGELPRELAHLRRLRHLDFGINNLGGELPSWFGYLHKLQYLSLRNNSFTGSIPPSISNMSNLETLWLSHNSLEGSVPIEFQNLNNLENLIIEQNQLSGPFPLHISNISSLQAISFMSNRLSGILPDNICHGLQKLTWLGLGGNNLTGQIPSTLSQCSLLQQFSLASNHLSGSIPKAIWNLTMLEGLYLGSNNLTGATPNEIGNLTMLTILDFAVNKLSGVIPMEIGNLAWLTSLYFQSNKLTGGIPEKIGNLHRLEMLVLGDNTLSGSIPIEISNISSLQVIELYQNKFSGTIPLTMNHKLNNLETLSLYQNYLTGVIPNSISNASNLVDLMLDDNELIGSIPSSLGSLRNLQLINLGFNRLSSESSSPELSFFTSLTTCRSLRYLEVHQNPLNGFLPASFSNYSSSLEDFGAYNCKIKGSIPLGISNLSSLLYLDFSNNELIGSIPRTINRLMNLQEFYLESNQIRDVLDSFCGFQSLGSLALGQNQFFGSIPECFRNMTSLRQILLNSNMLASTIPATLLSMKDLQVLNLSSNFFSGSLPREIGNLKAIYSLDLSINKLSDVIPTTIGELQALQTLSLAKNNLQGSIPKSISNMLNLEFLDISHNNLSGTIPKSLEALKYLKEFNVSFNRLSGEIPRGGPFRSFTGQLFMNNEALCGDPRLSVPPCQSNSITKSNKRKKLLLVMLLSGIAAILMVVTITIWILRWLKKPNISSGTELMSVAKYGRFSYYELLHSTNNYNESNLIGKGSIGSVYKGILSDGIAVAIKVFNLQVEGALKSFDRECEVLKSLRHRNLTKVLGSCSNPEFKALVLKYMPNGSLETWLYSHNYLLDLIQRVNIMIDVACALEYLHYGYNIPVVHCDLKPSNILLDEDMVAHVSDFGITKMFGEGESILHTKTLATPGYIAPEYGSGGIVSTRIDVYSFGIVLMETFTRVKPTDEMFSRDLILKSWVEDSLPDAFQVIDANLIRQEDEHFTDKMKCVIFIMKLALNCCRESPGERMNMKDVLVELKKIKHQLLIIVSSYHFVQILPLDIGSCFSYSFELIANYFL